Proteins co-encoded in one Micropterus dolomieu isolate WLL.071019.BEF.003 ecotype Adirondacks linkage group LG19, ASM2129224v1, whole genome shotgun sequence genomic window:
- the aga gene encoding N(4)-(beta-N-acetylglucosaminyl)-L-asparaginase, protein MFKSLLISSLTLLFPLGHASLTLPLVINTWPFKNATAAAWSVLQSGGSVLDAVEKGCARCEMEQCDGSVGYGGSPDEFGETTLDAMIINGDTVEVGAVADLRRIKNAIGVARAVMEHTEHTLLVGESASLFAENMGFVAEDLTTNKSVNIFSQWLKGNCQPNYRKNVFPDPSTSCGPYKPKGTFTQNKSANHANVHSHDTIGMIALDKDGHVAAGTSTNGLTHKVPGRVGDSPIIGAGAYADSSAGGAAATGDGDVMMRFLPSYLAVELMRAGADPSAACKTAISRIKRHYSDFFGAIICANTTGHYGAACNKAPDFSQFHYMVSNSESDTPLLKSVDCF, encoded by the exons ATGTTTAAATCGCTCCTGATTTCTAGTTTAACGTTACTGTTTCCACTTGGACATGCATCACTAACGTTACCACTCGTTATCAATACGTGGCCATTCAAGAATGCAACAGCTGCAG CATGGAGTGTCCTGCAGTCCGGCGGCTCAGTGTTGGATGCAGTGGAGAAGGGCTGTGCCCGCTGTGAAATGGAGCAATGTGATGGCAGTGTAGGCTACGGCGGGAGCCCAGATGAGTTTGGAGAGACCACTCTGGATGCCATGATCATTAATGG GGATACAGTGGAGGTGGGTGCAGTTGCAGACCTGAGAAGAATCAAGAATGCCATTGGAGTAGCGAGAGCTGTGATGGagcacactgaacacacactgcTAGTAGGAGAGTCAG CATCCTTGTTTGCTGAAAACATGGGCTTCGTTGCAGAAGACCTGACTACCAACAAATCTGTGAATATTTTCTCACAGTGGCTGAAGGGCAACTGCCAACCTAATTAtcgaaag AATGTGTTTCCAGATCCTTCCACATCCTGTGGACCGTACAAGCCCAAGGGAACATTCACACAGAACAAGAGCGCAAACCATGCCAATGTGCACTCCCATGACACTATAG GGATGATAGCTCTTGATAAAGATGGCCATGTGGCTGCTGGTACCTCAACCAATGGACTAACTCACAAAGTTCCAGG CCGTGTCGGGGACTCTCCTATCATTGGAGCAGGGGCCTATGCAGATAGCTCAGCTGGTGGTGCTGCAGCTACTGGAGATGGAGATGTCATGATGCGCTTTTTGCCAAG TTACTTGGCCGTGGAGCTGATGAGGGCCGGGGCAGATCCCTCGGCAGCCTGCAAGACGGCCATTTCCAGAATCAAGAGGCATTACTCAGACTTTTTTGGAGCCATCATCTGTGCTAACACAACAGGCCATTATG GTGCGGCCTGTAACAAAGCCCCTGACTTCTCCCAGTTCCACTACATGGTGTCAAACTCCGAGTCAGACACACCACT